The following are encoded together in the Clostridium sp. TW13 genome:
- a CDS encoding peptidase domain-containing ABC transporter, which translates to MEIKHSKKVPYIEQMQQTECGLCCTAMILRYYKHYETLSELRNRLEAGRDGLKLSQIRNYFKVKGFQTFAYKTSVEGLAKVNLPAIVFFNNEHFVVLEKMTNSTAIVVDPAFGRRKMSQDELRENFTNIVLSVVPTEEFKPKKKQEKSWAGIMENLKHKKLLFTKIALISVLTYLISISIPVVVQYLIDEVALKNNSGMLMPYVAAILGIMALFAALTYIRGDNVIKLQVFLDNCLMGGTFKKLLSLPYKYFEVRSNGDLLFRLNSLHILRDLLSEQVIKGIMDFGAIVFILCYMVSRSIPLTVVTLILFALNGLAIIYMRPFMMEANQYEIVENSKLQTVQVETVYSILGVKTTGVEDQIFNSWNERYKKSIERYKYKSKILNIYTSMISVTQTVSPFLILFIGVQQYFSSHISLGTVIAYYSLSNTFFATGVSLFQTFNNFLLASSYLERIKDITDAKEEKSPENAKEIQLSGEIKLDNVSFAYTNTSPEVIKNVSLHIKKGQKVAIVGASGSGKSTLSKILLGLYEPTNGDIYYDDINFNELNKQNVRKQLGIVPQDISLFNKSIFENIKMNKDDITLEDVKKAAEIAQIAEEIEAMPMGYNTFVSDMGMNLSGGQRQRIALARAIINHPKLIILDEATSSLDTVNEVKVSNYFKNIGCTRIVIAHRLSTIIDSDVIYVMDKGQLVEAGTHKELMLRNGLYASLYKAKEEKEEKEVS; encoded by the coding sequence ATGGAAATTAAACATTCAAAAAAAGTACCTTATATAGAGCAGATGCAACAAACCGAGTGTGGACTTTGTTGTACAGCTATGATTTTAAGATATTACAAGCATTACGAAACCTTATCAGAACTAAGAAATCGTCTTGAAGCAGGGCGTGATGGACTTAAGCTATCTCAAATCAGAAATTATTTTAAGGTAAAAGGCTTTCAAACCTTTGCTTACAAAACCTCGGTGGAGGGGCTTGCAAAGGTTAATCTACCAGCTATAGTGTTCTTTAACAATGAGCATTTTGTGGTGCTTGAAAAGATGACAAACAGTACAGCCATCGTAGTTGACCCAGCCTTTGGAAGAAGAAAGATGTCTCAGGATGAGCTACGAGAGAACTTCACAAACATAGTGCTCTCAGTGGTTCCAACAGAGGAGTTTAAACCAAAGAAGAAACAGGAAAAGTCTTGGGCAGGTATCATGGAGAATCTTAAACATAAGAAGCTTTTGTTCACCAAGATAGCCTTAATATCAGTATTAACCTACTTAATAAGTATATCAATACCAGTGGTGGTTCAGTATCTTATTGATGAGGTGGCACTTAAAAATAATTCTGGTATGCTAATGCCCTATGTGGCTGCAATCCTAGGAATAATGGCACTATTCGCAGCACTCACTTATATAAGGGGTGACAATGTAATAAAACTTCAAGTATTCCTTGATAACTGTCTTATGGGAGGAACTTTCAAGAAACTTTTAAGCCTTCCTTACAAATACTTTGAGGTAAGATCCAATGGAGATTTATTATTTAGACTTAACAGTCTTCATATATTAAGAGATCTTTTATCAGAGCAGGTAATAAAGGGGATCATGGACTTTGGAGCCATAGTATTTATACTATGTTACATGGTATCAAGATCAATTCCACTTACTGTAGTTACATTGATTTTATTCGCTTTAAACGGACTTGCTATTATATATATGAGACCTTTTATGATGGAAGCAAATCAATATGAAATAGTGGAAAATTCAAAGCTGCAAACTGTACAAGTAGAAACTGTATACTCAATCCTTGGTGTTAAAACCACTGGAGTTGAAGACCAAATTTTTAATTCCTGGAATGAAAGGTACAAGAAGTCTATAGAAAGATATAAATACAAGTCAAAGATACTTAATATTTATACTTCAATGATAAGCGTAACTCAAACCGTAAGTCCATTTTTGATATTGTTCATAGGGGTTCAGCAATATTTTAGCTCCCATATATCTCTAGGAACTGTAATAGCATATTACTCCTTGTCCAACACATTTTTCGCTACAGGAGTATCCTTATTCCAGACCTTTAACAACTTCCTTTTAGCTTCATCTTATCTTGAACGTATAAAGGACATAACCGATGCCAAGGAAGAAAAGAGTCCTGAGAATGCTAAGGAAATTCAGTTATCTGGAGAAATTAAGCTAGACAATGTATCCTTTGCTTACACTAATACTTCACCAGAAGTTATTAAAAATGTGTCACTACACATTAAAAAGGGACAAAAGGTTGCAATTGTTGGAGCCTCAGGCTCTGGTAAGAGTACACTAAGCAAGATACTTCTAGGCTTATACGAACCAACCAATGGAGATATCTACTACGATGACATAAACTTTAATGAACTTAATAAACAAAATGTAAGAAAGCAGCTAGGCATAGTGCCACAGGATATATCCTTGTTCAACAAGTCAATCTTTGAAAACATAAAGATGAACAAGGACGATATAACCCTTGAAGATGTAAAAAAGGCAGCGGAAATTGCACAAATAGCAGAAGAAATTGAAGCAATGCCAATGGGTTATAACACCTTCGTATCCGATATGGGCATGAACCTATCAGGGGGACAAAGACAAAGAATAGCCCTTGCAAGAGCTATAATAAACCATCCAAAGCTTATAATATTAGATGAAGCCACAAGCTCTCTAGATACAGTAAATGAAGTCAAGGTTTCAAACTACTTCAAAAACATAGGATGTACAAGAATAGTAATAGCCCATAGGCTTTCAACCATCATAGACTCAGATGTAATCTACGTTATGGACAAAGGCCAGCTTGTAGAAGCAGGCACCCACAAAGAACTAATGCTAAGAAATGGCTTGTACGCAAGTCTTTACAAAGCTAAAGAAGAAAAGGAAGAAAAAGAAGTGAGCTAA
- a CDS encoding ATP-binding cassette domain-containing protein — MLEIKGYIIGSLACYFLETAATAVTLFLPGYLVDHYLEGVGTIWYLVICYILAFSMYLIVCYLINRFSDYRRIKFEKSIKNDFFNSVIDKNFEDYYKFDVGEYLSMQANDITEMCQNYLSPLLSIYRSIMMIVVFGISLIVCVDFSIAIAIILGSVLASFVPQLTASKLAERNSTYLKEVGKYTSKIKTYFESHDILDKKSANSIKKVHQKDLESVLSRNMHFRKLNSFAMVLNGGSVEFIAVISFIMVAMLLYSKSITIGMATAAFIYSTKFIDPIYELNVNIGRVKSTKNIQEKLQDIICSKSSDSFKSIDRVEKIETNHITKTLGKTEINLPDMEFIYPNKYLITGDNGAGKSVLFRMLMHFYKLDNGEIKYDELSQVDVSLLNAYSPQYPVIFETDYYNNVTLYGTYDDKNLSLYETFFPDDLIEQVKTSTMSKNLSGGEKQVIALLRSLCSEKPVLLLDEPFSAMNEVTIEKFLSNLDKIKAMVIIIAHNVNNYSNYFKHIYNIYGTKHKK; from the coding sequence TTGCTAGAAATTAAGGGATATATAATAGGGAGTCTTGCGTGTTATTTTTTAGAAACTGCAGCCACAGCTGTAACATTATTTTTACCAGGTTATTTAGTAGATCATTATTTAGAAGGGGTAGGAACTATTTGGTATCTTGTAATTTGTTATATTTTGGCCTTTAGTATGTACTTGATAGTATGTTATTTGATTAATCGATTTTCAGATTATAGGAGAATAAAATTTGAAAAAAGTATAAAAAATGATTTTTTTAATTCTGTAATAGATAAGAATTTTGAAGACTATTATAAGTTTGATGTAGGAGAATATTTGTCTATGCAAGCTAATGATATTACAGAGATGTGTCAAAATTATTTGAGTCCATTATTGTCAATATACAGATCTATAATGATGATAGTTGTATTTGGAATTTCATTAATTGTGTGTGTGGACTTTTCAATTGCAATAGCTATTATTTTGGGGTCTGTATTAGCATCGTTTGTGCCACAACTAACAGCGTCAAAATTAGCAGAAAGAAATAGTACATACCTTAAAGAGGTAGGAAAATATACATCAAAAATTAAAACATACTTTGAGTCACATGATATATTAGACAAAAAAAGTGCCAATTCAATAAAAAAAGTTCACCAAAAAGATTTAGAATCAGTTTTATCACGTAATATGCATTTTCGTAAGTTAAATAGCTTTGCGATGGTTTTAAATGGTGGATCAGTAGAATTTATAGCAGTTATTTCTTTTATTATGGTTGCAATGCTACTATATTCAAAATCCATAACAATTGGTATGGCAACAGCAGCATTTATATATAGCACTAAATTTATAGATCCTATCTATGAATTGAATGTAAATATTGGACGAGTTAAATCTACAAAGAATATACAGGAAAAATTACAGGATATTATTTGTAGTAAAAGTAGTGATTCATTTAAATCTATAGATAGAGTTGAAAAAATAGAGACAAACCATATAACAAAAACATTGGGAAAAACTGAAATTAATCTTCCTGATATGGAGTTTATTTATCCCAATAAGTATTTAATAACAGGAGATAATGGTGCTGGTAAAAGTGTATTATTTCGTATGTTAATGCATTTTTACAAACTAGATAATGGAGAGATAAAGTATGATGAGTTAAGTCAAGTTGATGTTAGTTTATTAAATGCATATAGTCCACAATATCCCGTTATATTTGAAACAGATTATTATAATAATGTTACATTGTACGGAACGTATGATGATAAAAACTTATCACTTTATGAGACATTTTTTCCAGATGATTTAATTGAGCAGGTTAAAACAAGCACAATGAGCAAAAATCTTAGTGGCGGAGAAAAACAAGTAATTGCATTATTAAGATCACTTTGTAGTGAAAAACCTGTTCTTTTACTTGACGAACCTTTTTCAGCTATGAATGAAGTAACTATAGAAAAGTTTTTATCTAATCTTGATAAAATTAAAGCTATGGTGATTATAATTGCACATAATGTTAATAATTATTCTAATTATTTTAAACATATATATAACATTTATGGTACAAAACATAAAAAGTAA
- a CDS encoding class II lanthipeptide, LchA2/BrtA2 family, translated as MEKQINIGKQDPAGLVEIEELNELTETQEVNGASTPTIVATVTATIGASAAICPTTKCSSKC; from the coding sequence ATGGAAAAACAAATTAATATAGGAAAACAAGATCCAGCAGGACTAGTAGAAATTGAAGAATTAAACGAACTTACTGAAACTCAAGAAGTTAACGGAGCTAGTACACCAACAATAGTTGCAACAGTAACTGCAACTATCGGAGCTTCTGCAGCTATATGTCCAACAACAAAATGCAGTTCAAAATGTTAG
- a CDS encoding class II lanthipeptide, LchA2/BrtA2 family yields MKEVDKAIKEDPAGLVEIDELTELTVDQKVNGAIGTTAVTVTIGISEAVCPTRNQGCTVGTYKCR; encoded by the coding sequence ATGAAAGAAGTAGATAAAGCAATAAAAGAAGATCCCGCAGGACTTGTAGAGATTGATGAACTTACAGAACTTACAGTAGATCAGAAGGTTAACGGTGCTATAGGCACAACAGCAGTAACAGTAACCATAGGTATTTCTGAAGCTGTATGTCCAACAAGAAATCAAGGCTGCACAGTGGGCACATATAAATGTAGATAA
- a CDS encoding plantaricin C family lantibiotic: MSEIEVLKDPVLKAKVQNLIDNPSGDALAELTEQDMNTLAAAGWYDDLSNWLGNKGKFCTLSKECHVGC; this comes from the coding sequence ATGAGCGAAATCGAAGTTTTAAAGGACCCAGTATTAAAGGCAAAGGTACAAAATTTAATAGACAACCCATCAGGAGATGCTTTAGCTGAACTTACTGAACAAGACATGAACACTTTAGCAGCTGCAGGCTGGTATGACGATTTAAGCAACTGGCTTGGCAACAAAGGTAAGTTTTGTACTTTATCTAAAGAATGTCATGTTGGCTGCTAA
- a CDS encoding helix-turn-helix domain-containing protein, with the protein MRKLFFSKNLWFLRTEKLKITQEKLAEEIGVEYSSISNYEREDKVNLPRLTTLIKMADFFSVSIDSLLFEDLEAFESSKVDLKKLGMKTLPYKDEEYKKYINQRYYAYYYNTNSAYNSELACCYFEIKPNEAKERYDVSFAQIEREKKYSGNFLLTNRHIYIYLRGIEHSERAFITLPKPENSYLKAYIGGLGIISSISSGVRRDPCSQKIFMVNKDVNDTAELNEEIRSLLSIGNNSCLIRVDLDEDARAFDLIKKINRKSIN; encoded by the coding sequence ATGAGAAAGCTATTTTTTTCAAAGAATTTATGGTTCTTAAGAACAGAAAAACTAAAAATTACGCAAGAAAAGCTGGCAGAAGAAATAGGAGTGGAATACAGCTCCATCTCTAACTATGAAAGAGAAGATAAAGTTAATTTGCCAAGACTAACCACTCTAATTAAAATGGCAGACTTTTTTTCTGTAAGCATAGATTCCTTACTCTTTGAAGATTTAGAAGCCTTTGAAAGTAGCAAGGTGGATCTTAAGAAATTAGGAATGAAAACTCTCCCTTACAAAGATGAAGAATATAAAAAGTATATTAACCAGCGATATTATGCCTACTACTATAACACAAACTCTGCCTATAATTCAGAACTTGCCTGCTGCTATTTTGAAATAAAGCCAAATGAAGCTAAAGAAAGATATGATGTTTCCTTTGCTCAGATTGAAAGGGAGAAAAAATATTCAGGGAACTTTCTTTTAACCAATCGTCATATATATATCTATCTAAGGGGAATTGAGCACTCTGAACGTGCTTTCATAACCTTGCCAAAGCCTGAAAACAGCTACTTAAAAGCCTACATTGGCGGCCTTGGAATTATCTCCTCAATTTCCTCAGGAGTAAGAAGGGACCCTTGCAGCCAAAAGATCTTTATGGTAAATAAAGATGTTAATGATACTGCTGAACTTAATGAAGAAATACGCTCCTTATTAAGCATTGGTAATAACTCCTGCTTAATAAGGGTAGACTTAGACGAAGATGCTAGAGCCTTCGATCTAATAAAAAAGATAAATAGAAAATCCATAAATTAA
- a CDS encoding plantaricin C family lantibiotic, producing MKDVEVLKDPVLKAKVQNIITNPSGDAIAELTEQDMNTLAAAGWYGDFSNWLGNKGKYCTATKECMPICGD from the coding sequence ATGAAAGATGTTGAAGTTTTAAAGGACCCAGTATTAAAGGCAAAGGTACAAAATATTATTACAAACCCATCAGGAGATGCAATTGCAGAACTTACAGAGCAAGACATGAACACTTTAGCAGCTGCAGGTTGGTATGGTGATTTTAGTAACTGGCTAGGAAACAAGGGTAAATATTGTACAGCTACTAAAGAATGTATGCCTATTTGCGGAGACTAA
- a CDS encoding plantaricin C family lantibiotic, producing MKDVEVLKDPVLKAKLQNIMANPSGDAIAELTEQDMNTLAAAGWYSDFSNYLGNKGKYCTVTKECMPSCN from the coding sequence ATGAAAGATGTTGAAGTTTTAAAGGACCCAGTATTAAAAGCAAAGTTACAAAATATCATGGCAAACCCATCAGGAGATGCAATTGCTGAACTTACAGAGCAAGACATGAACACTTTAGCAGCTGCAGGCTGGTATAGCGATTTCAGTAACTATCTAGGAAACAAGGGTAAATACTGTACAGTTACTAAAGAATGTATGCCAAGCTGTAACTAA
- a CDS encoding putative holin-like toxin — MSNDTLMLLFQAGLFLLALLTFIVLLIDKMSKK; from the coding sequence GTGAGTAACGATACTTTAATGTTACTATTTCAGGCAGGATTATTTTTACTAGCACTATTAACATTTATAGTGTTACTTATTGATAAAATGTCAAAAAAATAG
- a CDS encoding class II lanthipeptide, LchA2/BrtA2 family, translating to MADERKVTADPAGLVEIEELNELTETQEVNGASTPTIVATVTATIGASAAICPTTKCSSKC from the coding sequence ATGGCTGATGAAAGAAAGGTAACAGCTGATCCAGCAGGATTAGTAGAAATTGAAGAATTAAATGAACTTACTGAAACTCAAGAAGTTAACGGAGCTAGTACACCAACAATAGTTGCAACAGTAACTGCAACAATCGGTGCTTCTGCAGCTATATGTCCAACAACAAAATGTAGCTCTAAATGCTAA
- a CDS encoding plantaricin C family lantibiotic has protein sequence MKDVEVLKDPVLKAKLQNIMANPSGDAIAELTEQDMNTLAGAGWYSDFSNYLGNKGKYCTVTKECMPSCN, from the coding sequence ATGAAAGATGTTGAAGTTTTAAAGGACCCAGTTTTAAAGGCAAAGTTACAAAATATCATGGCAAACCCATCAGGAGATGCAATTGCAGAGCTTACAGAGCAAGACATGAACACTTTAGCAGGTGCAGGCTGGTATAGCGATTTCAGTAACTATCTAGGAAACAAGGGTAAATACTGTACAGTTACTAAAGAATGTATGCCAAGCTGTAACTAA
- the lanM gene encoding type 2 lanthipeptide synthetase LanM: MNKNEESKYFIRKVLNEYSRESEIQYEKTGVFDNFYEPFLFYIEKHSTALLETLENKNLLNIDKNSLLEDIMSSSKGTLIGLSMKILISELHERKDNNKLKGATKEETYKYFDDSFLDKENIREILDKYQGLDLLLYLRLNSINSLVSEALLRLQEDIAEIRNSFGLEYNRLQHISMDNGDTHNQGKSVIIFKFEDNTKLVYKPHGLSGDSAMRDIYSWFNKKQGIDTVMTHVNTLDKGNYGWQQFIEYEECTKKSEARDYFYRIGVLLSLFTTLKASDIHSENIIVNKDNPVLIDLETILTNNVRFNLEDGVVKAYIMEIRDSVLNNLLLPQNFESAAIDIDISGLAGDGGQVSKKLYGFSLKNEGTEDICLTRQFVVSTESNNRAALNGVKLDPLDYIMEIEKGFKDCYNLIKDNKEEFIKVIDEAFREGRYRQVLRPTFIYARYLDAAQHPKFMKTLEDRLNIFKNISINDPKISDETVKAYKVNAEVEDLFNEDVPYFSTDYETNNVYTSHNQVIENYFDIPIKDMLHERVRRLNDKNLARQLDYIRNSLLTTKKDLYSKTSDRGENISVNTEDTMETLKNIGDFIFDKALFNKDKTTCTYLNINYSADRAFIGPVSYTLYDGAGLILFLQALAKETKEEKYKKLADATLKGIEEVMPPDLSDLPTAAFSGIVSLTYLYYNLYVMHQDKAYYEKYLNTLKFLEKHEIKEGELLDVIGGAAGIIITLINIYKEDKNLLALHVAKNYGDYLYKQLKQNKEQLSGFSHGYSGFALAFYVLGDAINSEKYANFANEIIEIEDKLYKADEKNWIDLRDHEGHKHKEHKENLNHNTEEDKAIEAQDEEEDHCCIYWCHGAPGILLGRVKALNYLPKDKQKLFKERINDSMETLINQGFIRNQSHSLCHGLLGNLDILLDISKELKDNELEKIYRYNFQSAMKWLKEDGIRYGLYNGAAILTFMTGLSGIGYSLLRSINPKYPSVLALDVMKKEVI, translated from the coding sequence ATGAATAAAAATGAGGAGTCTAAATATTTTATAAGAAAAGTTTTAAATGAATATAGCAGAGAATCTGAAATACAGTACGAAAAAACTGGAGTGTTTGATAACTTTTATGAACCATTCCTGTTTTATATAGAAAAACACAGCACAGCTTTGCTAGAAACCTTAGAAAATAAGAATTTGTTAAACATAGACAAAAACAGCCTTTTAGAAGATATTATGTCATCTTCTAAAGGCACCCTTATAGGCTTATCTATGAAAATTCTCATAAGTGAACTTCATGAGAGAAAGGACAATAATAAGCTAAAGGGAGCAACAAAAGAAGAAACCTATAAATACTTTGATGATAGTTTCTTAGATAAGGAAAACATAAGAGAAATCTTAGACAAATACCAGGGCTTAGATCTTTTACTTTACTTAAGACTAAACAGCATAAACAGTTTGGTAAGTGAAGCTCTACTAAGGCTTCAGGAGGACATAGCTGAAATTAGAAATAGTTTTGGCCTTGAATATAACAGATTACAGCACATATCAATGGACAATGGGGACACCCACAACCAAGGCAAGAGCGTAATTATATTTAAATTTGAGGATAACACAAAACTAGTTTATAAGCCTCATGGACTTAGTGGGGACTCTGCAATGAGAGATATCTACAGTTGGTTCAACAAAAAACAAGGCATAGACACTGTAATGACACATGTAAACACCTTAGATAAAGGTAATTACGGCTGGCAGCAGTTTATAGAATATGAGGAATGTACAAAGAAATCAGAAGCTAGAGATTATTTTTACAGAATTGGAGTACTTCTTTCCTTATTCACCACATTAAAGGCTTCAGACATACATTCAGAAAACATTATAGTTAATAAGGACAATCCAGTACTTATAGATCTTGAAACCATCCTAACAAACAATGTACGCTTCAACCTTGAGGATGGTGTAGTAAAAGCCTACATCATGGAAATTAGAGATTCAGTTCTTAACAATTTATTGCTTCCACAAAACTTTGAATCCGCAGCTATAGACATTGACATAAGCGGTCTTGCAGGGGATGGAGGACAGGTTTCAAAGAAGCTCTATGGCTTCAGCTTAAAGAATGAGGGTACCGAGGATATTTGTTTAACAAGACAGTTTGTAGTGTCCACTGAAAGCAACAACAGAGCAGCCTTAAATGGAGTAAAGCTTGACCCACTAGATTATATAATGGAAATAGAAAAGGGCTTTAAGGATTGCTACAACTTAATTAAAGATAATAAGGAAGAGTTTATAAAAGTTATAGATGAAGCCTTTAGAGAAGGAAGATACAGACAGGTTTTAAGACCAACCTTTATATATGCGAGATACCTAGATGCAGCTCAGCATCCAAAGTTCATGAAAACCTTGGAGGATAGGCTTAATATCTTCAAAAATATCAGCATTAATGACCCAAAGATCAGCGATGAAACAGTGAAAGCCTACAAGGTTAATGCAGAAGTTGAGGATTTATTTAATGAAGATGTACCATACTTCTCTACAGATTATGAAACAAACAATGTTTACACAAGCCACAACCAAGTAATTGAAAATTACTTTGATATACCAATAAAAGACATGCTTCATGAAAGAGTTAGGAGATTAAATGACAAGAACCTAGCTAGGCAGCTTGATTATATTAGAAATTCACTTTTAACCACAAAGAAAGATTTATATAGTAAAACCAGCGATAGGGGGGAGAATATCTCTGTAAATACAGAAGATACAATGGAAACTTTAAAAAACATAGGAGATTTTATTTTTGACAAGGCTTTATTTAATAAGGATAAAACAACCTGTACTTACTTAAATATAAACTATTCAGCGGATAGGGCATTTATAGGACCTGTAAGTTATACTCTTTATGACGGAGCAGGACTTATTCTATTCTTGCAGGCCCTTGCAAAAGAAACCAAGGAAGAAAAATATAAGAAACTTGCAGATGCAACCTTAAAGGGGATAGAAGAAGTTATGCCACCAGACCTTAGTGACCTTCCAACAGCAGCTTTTTCAGGCATAGTTTCCTTAACCTACCTATACTATAACCTTTATGTAATGCATCAAGATAAAGCATATTATGAAAAATACTTAAATACCTTAAAGTTCTTAGAAAAGCATGAAATCAAAGAAGGAGAGCTACTAGATGTAATTGGAGGAGCAGCAGGCATAATAATAACCTTAATAAATATCTACAAGGAAGACAAAAACCTTTTAGCCTTACATGTAGCTAAAAACTACGGTGATTATCTATATAAACAGCTAAAACAAAATAAAGAGCAGCTATCAGGTTTCTCCCATGGTTATTCAGGCTTTGCACTAGCTTTCTATGTTCTTGGAGACGCAATTAACAGCGAGAAATATGCAAACTTTGCAAATGAGATTATAGAAATAGAAGACAAGCTTTATAAGGCTGATGAGAAAAACTGGATAGATTTAAGAGATCATGAAGGCCATAAACATAAGGAGCATAAGGAAAATCTTAATCATAACACTGAAGAAGATAAGGCCATTGAAGCACAGGATGAAGAAGAAGATCATTGCTGCATTTATTGGTGTCATGGAGCTCCAGGCATATTGCTTGGAAGGGTAAAGGCATTAAATTATTTACCAAAGGATAAACAAAAGCTATTTAAAGAAAGAATAAATGATTCCATGGAAACCTTAATAAACCAAGGATTTATAAGAAACCAAAGTCACAGTCTTTGCCATGGACTTCTTGGAAACCTAGACATCTTGCTTGATATATCTAAGGAGCTAAAGGACAATGAATTAGAAAAAATATATAGATATAATTTTCAATCAGCAATGAAATGGCTTAAAGAAGATGGTATACGCTATGGTCTTTATAACGGTGCCGCCATATTAACCTTCATGACAGGCCTATCAGGCATTGGCTACAGCCTTTTAAGGAGCATAAATCCAAAGTATCCATCAGTACTAGCTTTAGATGTTATGAAAAAGGAGGTGATCTGA
- a CDS encoding plantaricin C family lantibiotic, with the protein MSEVEILKDPVLNVKVQQPVTNPSGDAADELEDQDMNTVTGAGGGFSAYLGNKGKYCTITKECMPICGN; encoded by the coding sequence ATGAGTGAAGTAGAAATTTTAAAAGACCCAGTTTTGAATGTAAAGGTGCAACAACCTGTTACCAATCCATCTGGGGATGCTGCAGATGAACTTGAAGATCAAGATATGAACACTGTAACAGGTGCAGGCGGCGGATTTAGTGCTTATCTTGGAAACAAGGGCAAGTATTGCACAATCACCAAAGAATGTATGCCTATTTGCGGAAACTAA
- a CDS encoding class II lanthipeptide, LchA2/BrtA2 family, translated as MEKQINIGKQDPAGLVEIEELNELTETQEVNGASTPTIVATVTATIGASAAICPTTKCSSKC; from the coding sequence ATGGAAAAACAAATTAATATAGGAAAACAAGATCCAGCAGGACTAGTAGAAATTGAAGAATTAAACGAACTTACTGAAACTCAAGAAGTTAACGGAGCTAGTACACCAACAATAGTTGCAACAGTAACTGCAACAATCGGTGCTTCTGCAGCTATATGTCCAACAACAAAATGTAGCTCTAAATGCTAA
- a CDS encoding ABC transporter permease, protein MLQVVNLSVLESRKIFKRRGIYIGLLLSILFASAIGYQATLTPKTFNIRHVNAFFANVATILLFIYSAKALGDEFDLKTSTQVFTSKVSRLKIVISKLLSILVLGVILGIVNTVVSSVFKVALHDSLTLNVVLNDLWTNLYLYLIYSFVIGSFAFIITSIYLTSISGIVGNFVGFMILPNVIALISAKVPSLDWITNRIPFYAADNMISNRVYGPYEIMSLIVSGVIFITIAAIVVAKKDLR, encoded by the coding sequence ATGTTACAAGTAGTTAATTTATCAGTTTTAGAATCAAGGAAAATATTCAAAAGAAGGGGTATATATATCGGCCTATTGTTAAGCATACTGTTTGCATCTGCTATAGGATATCAAGCGACTTTAACCCCAAAGACCTTTAACATAAGGCATGTAAATGCATTCTTTGCAAATGTTGCAACCATCTTATTGTTTATCTATTCAGCTAAAGCTCTTGGAGATGAATTTGATCTTAAGACTTCAACTCAAGTTTTTACAAGCAAAGTCTCAAGACTTAAGATAGTGATTTCAAAATTACTAAGCATTTTAGTCTTAGGAGTGATTTTAGGAATTGTAAATACAGTGGTAAGCTCAGTTTTCAAGGTAGCATTACATGACAGTTTAACCTTAAATGTGGTTTTAAATGATCTATGGACCAACCTTTACTTATACTTAATCTACAGTTTTGTTATAGGAAGCTTCGCATTTATAATAACTTCCATATATCTAACTTCCATATCAGGAATAGTAGGAAACTTTGTAGGATTTATGATTCTACCAAATGTAATAGCTCTTATTTCAGCTAAAGTACCTTCCCTAGATTGGATAACAAACCGCATCCCATTTTATGCAGCAGACAATATGATTTCAAACCGTGTCTACGGACCTTACGAGATTATGAGTCTTATAGTTTCAGGAGTAATTTTCATCACCATAGCAGCCATAGTAGTTGCTAAAAAAGATTTAAGGTGA